The Oncorhynchus gorbuscha isolate QuinsamMale2020 ecotype Even-year unplaced genomic scaffold, OgorEven_v1.0 Un_scaffold_874, whole genome shotgun sequence genome contains a region encoding:
- the si:ch73-95l15.5 gene encoding uncharacterized protein si:ch73-95l15.5 isoform X1 has protein sequence MSSRGKGEGCLVCGGDLHGNQRRWLFGGQNKKDGQPQTPSDSPGRGSLSRSPQSSPWGSTMSLGSTTSLSSLSSPAKAMDLLSVLTHILGQPVPRGSGWGEFLCGKCVSVLERVFKFDSVISRVRVLSSERLQKLTQERDKVRQWVRSAYRQRHPQDFRMRSSTSEEDGEGRGDREGYNEMLKENMALSEYECWSEKWDACPYFRRTGKRCTKGKNCEGCDSLRVSDSAYESVCGVPRLQPFPPLALSRNKSQSMPLHWSRVPSLSSSPASLAGSTLSLRASSRTESIQSLDSLDCCDPFDFPGDLSLLVLRELKGIEGKPVNSPSGSKIPVLGKREGRYSGEVGETSPPEVTRVLNFGERENGGEEVAGESNDVLTELRDEFIPLHRESNTGRVHLAVRQLRGQLDQAMARSKTLGTELKHGTKTKPDTNVSGPKDWIKLPQKDGGNLLLQSLGHSLHSRDRVIQECMCLIRKMCVEVGTGTDAADRLTQALTDNLKQTLSDNKQALEALRSEMSEKERRMESELEALQKAWRDREKDLSTLNTVLQCNQYIINELRVELVEKEQVQREGQKEKEVWRQRDLALKAVLQEKESLLFCLKEALESSQKDMQALSDSVISQGVSGGGAVGALASQLEEKESLVIAWLQDREEHSATMCREVSQLTTALQDYQGIVQEQQQNHSQTVSSLSKQLNDTRNNLRESGKENKEAQRAWRSEKEDKEREERKLRESLEKRDKLIEQVLLDSEERDHLLKELQQNLLNKFEPMIAVKHTL, from the exons ATGTCCTCCAGAGGCAAAGGTGAGGGGTGTCTGGTGTGTGGGGGTGACCTGCACGGTAACCAACGGCGATGGCTCTTTGGGGGTCAGAACAAGAAAGATGGTCAGCCTCAGACCCCATCAGACTCACCGGGTAGAGGAAGTCTCTCCAGGTCTCCTCAAAGCAGCCCctggg GTAGCACCATGTCCCTTGGCTCCACaacgtctctctcctcactgtcctcaccCGCTAAAGCAATGGACCTACTCTCTGTGCTGACACACATACTAGGCCAGCCTGTACCACGGGGCAGTGGGTGGGGGGAGTTCTTGTGTGGCAAATGCGTTTCAGTTCTAGAGCGGGTTTTCAAGTTTGACTCTGTCATTTCCAGAGTGAGGGTCTTATCCTCCGAGAGGCTTCAGAAGTTGACCCAGGAGAGGGACAAGGTCAGGCAGTGGGTACGTAGCGCTTACCGCCAGCGACACCCTCAGGATTTCAGGATGAGGAGCAGCACTAGTGAGGAGGATGGTGagggaaggggagacagagagggttacaACGAAATGTTGAAGGAGAACATGGCCTTGTCAGAGTATGAGTGCTGGTCTGAGAAATGGGACGCATGTCCATACTTCAGGAGAACGGGGAAAAGATGCACAAAGGGGAAAAATTGTGAAGGATGTGATTCTCTGAGGGTGTCCGACTCCGCCTATGAGTCAGTTTGTGGGGTTCCCCGCCTCCAACCCTTTCCCCCCTTGGCCCTATCGAGGAACAAGTCGCAGAGCATGCCTCTTCATTGGTCAAGAGTGCCGTCGCTAAGTTCTAGCCCAGCGTCATTGGCTGGATCCACTCTCTCCTTACGAGCGTCCTCTCGCACTGAGTCCATCCAATCACTGGATTCACTGGATTGCTGTGATCCATTTGATTTTCCAGGTGATTTGTCACTCCTGGTCCTCAGAGAGTTGAAAGGTATTGAAGGAAAGCCTGTCAATTCACCTTCGGGGAGTAAGATTCCCGTTTTGGGAAAGAGGGAAGGGCGATATTCAGGAGAGGTAGGTGAGACATCCCCCCCTGAGGTAACAAGGGTGCTGAATTTTGGAGAGCgggagaatggaggagaggaagttgCTGGAGAGTCCAATGACGTTTTGACTGAATTGAGGGACGAGTTTATTCCACTACACAGAGAG agCAATACAGGCCGAGTGCACCTTGCAGTCAGACAGTTGAGAGGACAGCTTGATCAAGCTATGGCACGCAGCAAGACCCTCGGAACTGAGCTTAAACACGGGACCAAAACCAAACCAGATACCAATGTCAGTGGACCAAAGGATTGGATTAAG TTGCCGCAGAAGGACGGTGGAAACTTGCTTCTGCAGAGTTTGGGGCATTCGCTGCACAGCAGAGACCGAGTTATCCAG gaGTGCATGTGTCTGATCAGGAAGATGTGTGTTGAGGTGGGGACAGGGACAGATGCGGCTGACAGACTGACACAAGCactcactgacaatctgaaacaAACGCTCTCCGACAATAAG CAAGCCCTGGAGGCTCTGCGCTCAGAGatgagtgagaaggagaggaggatggagagcgaGCTGGAGGCACTGCAGAAGGCTTGGAGAGACCGGGAGAAAGACCTCTCCACACTCAACACTGTACTCCAATGTAACCAGTACATCATCAAT GAACTGAGAGTGGAGCTAGTTGAGAAGGAGCAAGTGCAGCGGGAAgggcagaaggagaaggaagtgtGGAGACAGCGGGACCTGGCACTCAAAGCAGTCCTACAGGAGAAAGAGTCACTTCTCTTCTGCCTGAAGGAGGCGCTAGAGAGCTCTCAGAAAGACATGCAG GCACTGTCGGACTCTGTGATTAGCCAAGGGGTGTCAGGAGGCGGGGCAGTGGGGGCTCTGGCCTCTcagctggaggagaaggagagcctGGTGATAGCCTGGCTTCAAGACAGAGAGGAGCACAGCGCCACCATGTGCCGGGAGGTCTCTCAACTCACCACCGCCCTTCAGGACTATCAGGGCATAGTGCAG GAGCAACAGCAGAATCATAGTCAGACGGTGTCTTCGCTGTCAAAGCAACTCAACGACACACGCAACAACCTGAGGGAGAGCGGGAAGGAGAACAAGGAGGCACAGCGAGCCTGGCGGAGCGAAAAGGAGGACAAAGAACGGGAGGAGAGGAAATTGAGGGAGAGCCTGGAGAAGAGAGACAAACTCATTGAG CAAGTTCTCCTGGATTCCGAGGAACGGGATCATCTACTCAAAGAACTTCAACAGAACCTGCTGAACAAATTTGAACCCATGATTGCTGTCAAACACACATTATGA
- the si:ch73-95l15.5 gene encoding golgin subfamily A member 6-like protein 22 isoform X2 — protein MSLGSTTSLSSLSSPAKAMDLLSVLTHILGQPVPRGSGWGEFLCGKCVSVLERVFKFDSVISRVRVLSSERLQKLTQERDKVRQWVRSAYRQRHPQDFRMRSSTSEEDGEGRGDREGYNEMLKENMALSEYECWSEKWDACPYFRRTGKRCTKGKNCEGCDSLRVSDSAYESVCGVPRLQPFPPLALSRNKSQSMPLHWSRVPSLSSSPASLAGSTLSLRASSRTESIQSLDSLDCCDPFDFPGDLSLLVLRELKGIEGKPVNSPSGSKIPVLGKREGRYSGEVGETSPPEVTRVLNFGERENGGEEVAGESNDVLTELRDEFIPLHRESNTGRVHLAVRQLRGQLDQAMARSKTLGTELKHGTKTKPDTNVSGPKDWIKLPQKDGGNLLLQSLGHSLHSRDRVIQECMCLIRKMCVEVGTGTDAADRLTQALTDNLKQTLSDNKQALEALRSEMSEKERRMESELEALQKAWRDREKDLSTLNTVLQCNQYIINELRVELVEKEQVQREGQKEKEVWRQRDLALKAVLQEKESLLFCLKEALESSQKDMQALSDSVISQGVSGGGAVGALASQLEEKESLVIAWLQDREEHSATMCREVSQLTTALQDYQGIVQEQQQNHSQTVSSLSKQLNDTRNNLRESGKENKEAQRAWRSEKEDKEREERKLRESLEKRDKLIEQVLLDSEERDHLLKELQQNLLNKFEPMIAVKHTL, from the exons ATGTCCCTTGGCTCCACaacgtctctctcctcactgtcctcaccCGCTAAAGCAATGGACCTACTCTCTGTGCTGACACACATACTAGGCCAGCCTGTACCACGGGGCAGTGGGTGGGGGGAGTTCTTGTGTGGCAAATGCGTTTCAGTTCTAGAGCGGGTTTTCAAGTTTGACTCTGTCATTTCCAGAGTGAGGGTCTTATCCTCCGAGAGGCTTCAGAAGTTGACCCAGGAGAGGGACAAGGTCAGGCAGTGGGTACGTAGCGCTTACCGCCAGCGACACCCTCAGGATTTCAGGATGAGGAGCAGCACTAGTGAGGAGGATGGTGagggaaggggagacagagagggttacaACGAAATGTTGAAGGAGAACATGGCCTTGTCAGAGTATGAGTGCTGGTCTGAGAAATGGGACGCATGTCCATACTTCAGGAGAACGGGGAAAAGATGCACAAAGGGGAAAAATTGTGAAGGATGTGATTCTCTGAGGGTGTCCGACTCCGCCTATGAGTCAGTTTGTGGGGTTCCCCGCCTCCAACCCTTTCCCCCCTTGGCCCTATCGAGGAACAAGTCGCAGAGCATGCCTCTTCATTGGTCAAGAGTGCCGTCGCTAAGTTCTAGCCCAGCGTCATTGGCTGGATCCACTCTCTCCTTACGAGCGTCCTCTCGCACTGAGTCCATCCAATCACTGGATTCACTGGATTGCTGTGATCCATTTGATTTTCCAGGTGATTTGTCACTCCTGGTCCTCAGAGAGTTGAAAGGTATTGAAGGAAAGCCTGTCAATTCACCTTCGGGGAGTAAGATTCCCGTTTTGGGAAAGAGGGAAGGGCGATATTCAGGAGAGGTAGGTGAGACATCCCCCCCTGAGGTAACAAGGGTGCTGAATTTTGGAGAGCgggagaatggaggagaggaagttgCTGGAGAGTCCAATGACGTTTTGACTGAATTGAGGGACGAGTTTATTCCACTACACAGAGAG agCAATACAGGCCGAGTGCACCTTGCAGTCAGACAGTTGAGAGGACAGCTTGATCAAGCTATGGCACGCAGCAAGACCCTCGGAACTGAGCTTAAACACGGGACCAAAACCAAACCAGATACCAATGTCAGTGGACCAAAGGATTGGATTAAG TTGCCGCAGAAGGACGGTGGAAACTTGCTTCTGCAGAGTTTGGGGCATTCGCTGCACAGCAGAGACCGAGTTATCCAG gaGTGCATGTGTCTGATCAGGAAGATGTGTGTTGAGGTGGGGACAGGGACAGATGCGGCTGACAGACTGACACAAGCactcactgacaatctgaaacaAACGCTCTCCGACAATAAG CAAGCCCTGGAGGCTCTGCGCTCAGAGatgagtgagaaggagaggaggatggagagcgaGCTGGAGGCACTGCAGAAGGCTTGGAGAGACCGGGAGAAAGACCTCTCCACACTCAACACTGTACTCCAATGTAACCAGTACATCATCAAT GAACTGAGAGTGGAGCTAGTTGAGAAGGAGCAAGTGCAGCGGGAAgggcagaaggagaaggaagtgtGGAGACAGCGGGACCTGGCACTCAAAGCAGTCCTACAGGAGAAAGAGTCACTTCTCTTCTGCCTGAAGGAGGCGCTAGAGAGCTCTCAGAAAGACATGCAG GCACTGTCGGACTCTGTGATTAGCCAAGGGGTGTCAGGAGGCGGGGCAGTGGGGGCTCTGGCCTCTcagctggaggagaaggagagcctGGTGATAGCCTGGCTTCAAGACAGAGAGGAGCACAGCGCCACCATGTGCCGGGAGGTCTCTCAACTCACCACCGCCCTTCAGGACTATCAGGGCATAGTGCAG GAGCAACAGCAGAATCATAGTCAGACGGTGTCTTCGCTGTCAAAGCAACTCAACGACACACGCAACAACCTGAGGGAGAGCGGGAAGGAGAACAAGGAGGCACAGCGAGCCTGGCGGAGCGAAAAGGAGGACAAAGAACGGGAGGAGAGGAAATTGAGGGAGAGCCTGGAGAAGAGAGACAAACTCATTGAG CAAGTTCTCCTGGATTCCGAGGAACGGGATCATCTACTCAAAGAACTTCAACAGAACCTGCTGAACAAATTTGAACCCATGATTGCTGTCAAACACACATTATGA
- the ccdc105 gene encoding coiled-coil domain-containing protein 105 isoform X2 gives MPVQSVPLASVTIGPHSWRDDTMHSIRLAEHLVRQTHAGLPGSISRARSCSATAFTRRRTNTIEEVGSGDTHDALCKNKLRPQNTGTMGRDGADHLLECEKRELTELKQEMESTLRSTLAQLQTLGQCSRQLLDCASERARVLELLPHTGSGSLSAGGQGTPSQGLIKLPEPIGPFTPECKQVLESSTLTVNQSQLLRENIRQMIGNAIARQKAAHRTVNEGLVKKIAETVTLKQNLTIMSAAARQAIFRKQRQLNLIRHSHDRALGPEYSGDILSREKLNRPIVKVYHRHPGTQLPEAAHLIQGRSVLRHCLLSSEEELSRLQGTCLQLVANLHGKRAAEQVDSAVVRLRRQLVDRRAMPTFLQQGLY, from the exons ATGCCTGTTCAGTCAGTTCCCCTAGCCTCTGTGACGATAGGACCGCATTCTTGGCGAGATGATACGATGCACTCTATACGGTTAGCGGAACACTTGGTGCGGCAAACCCACGCAGGACTGCCGGGGTCTATCAGCCGAGCGCGGAGCTGTAGCGCCACGGCGTTTACCCGGAGGCGCACAAACACAATTGAAGAGGTTGGAAGTGGAGATACTCATGATGCTTTGTGCAAGAATAAACTCAGACCCCAAAACACAGGCACAATG GGCAGAGACGGAGCAGACCATTTGCTGGAGTGTGAAAAGAGAGAACTCACTGAGCTGAAACAGGAGATGGAGAGCACTCTGAGGAGCACACTAGCCCAACTACAG ACCCTGGGTCAGTGCAGTAGGCAGCTGTTGGACTGTGCCAGTGAGAGAGCGCGTGTTCTAGAGCTTCTACCACAcactggctctggctctctctccgcAGGGGGACAGGGAACTCCCTCCCAAGGCCTCATAAAACTACCAGAGCCAATCGGCCCCTTCACTCCAG AATGTAAGCAGGTTCTGGAGTCTTCCACTCTGACTGTGAACCAATCACAGCTGCTACGAGAAAACATCAGGCAGATGATTGGCAATGCTATCGCCAGGCAAAAAGCTGCCCACCGTACTGTCAATGAAGGTCTGGTGAAGAAAATAGCTGAGACAGTCACTCTGAAG CAAAATCTTACAATTATGTCTGCAGCCGCCAGGCAAGCCATTTTTCGCAAACAGAGGCAGCTGAACCTCATTCGTCACAGCCATGACAGAGCACTG GGCCCTGAGTACAGTGGGGATATACTTTCCAGAGAGAAACTGAACAGGCCTATAGTAAAGGTTTACCACAGACACCCTGGGACCCAGTTACCTGAGGCTGCTCATCTCATACAG GGTCGTTCTGTGTTGAGACACTGCCTGCTGTCCTCTGAAGAGGAGCTCTCCAGGCTGCAGGGCACGTGTCTGCAGCTGGTGGCCAACCTGCATGGCAAGAGGGCTGCAGAGCAGGTGGACTCTGCTGTGGTCAGGCTGCGGCGGCAGCTGGTCGACAGACGAGCAATGCCCACTTTCCTCCAACAGGGGTTGTACTAA
- the ccdc105 gene encoding coiled-coil domain-containing protein 105 isoform X1: MPVQSVPLASVTIGPHSWRDDTMHSIRLAEHLVRQTHAGLPGSISRARSCSATAFTRRRTNTIEEVGSGDTHDALCKNKLRPQNTGTMFPYATTTTTFVVPFPPPCFREQCAEASGGVAREYMRSVREMEGEIRRQAGRVAYECVKLERERGLLERMLRSLRCEMLINKKSVEGRTIRPASTESGRDGADHLLECEKRELTELKQEMESTLRSTLAQLQTLGQCSRQLLDCASERARVLELLPHTGSGSLSAGGQGTPSQGLIKLPEPIGPFTPECKQVLESSTLTVNQSQLLRENIRQMIGNAIARQKAAHRTVNEGLVKKIAETVTLKQNLTIMSAAARQAIFRKQRQLNLIRHSHDRALGPEYSGDILSREKLNRPIVKVYHRHPGTQLPEAAHLIQGRSVLRHCLLSSEEELSRLQGTCLQLVANLHGKRAAEQVDSAVVRLRRQLVDRRAMPTFLQQGLY, encoded by the exons ATGCCTGTTCAGTCAGTTCCCCTAGCCTCTGTGACGATAGGACCGCATTCTTGGCGAGATGATACGATGCACTCTATACGGTTAGCGGAACACTTGGTGCGGCAAACCCACGCAGGACTGCCGGGGTCTATCAGCCGAGCGCGGAGCTGTAGCGCCACGGCGTTTACCCGGAGGCGCACAAACACAATTGAAGAGGTTGGAAGTGGAGATACTCATGATGCTTTGTGCAAGAATAAACTCAGACCCCAAAACACAGGCACAATG TTCCCatatgctaccaccaccaccacatttGTGGTCCCGTTTCCCCCTCCCTGCTTCCGAGAGCAGTGTGCAGAGGCAAGTGGCGGGGTAGCAAGGGAGTACATGCGCAGTGTGAGGGAAATGGAGGGCGAGATACGTAGACAAGCTGGCCGGGTGGCATATGAATGCGTTAAACTGGAGCGGGAGAGAGGCCTCCTGGAGAGGATGCTGAGGAGCCTGAGGTGTGAAATGCTGATCAACAAGAAGAGTGTGGAGGGAAGGACCATAAGACCAGCTTCTACTGAGTCT GGCAGAGACGGAGCAGACCATTTGCTGGAGTGTGAAAAGAGAGAACTCACTGAGCTGAAACAGGAGATGGAGAGCACTCTGAGGAGCACACTAGCCCAACTACAG ACCCTGGGTCAGTGCAGTAGGCAGCTGTTGGACTGTGCCAGTGAGAGAGCGCGTGTTCTAGAGCTTCTACCACAcactggctctggctctctctccgcAGGGGGACAGGGAACTCCCTCCCAAGGCCTCATAAAACTACCAGAGCCAATCGGCCCCTTCACTCCAG AATGTAAGCAGGTTCTGGAGTCTTCCACTCTGACTGTGAACCAATCACAGCTGCTACGAGAAAACATCAGGCAGATGATTGGCAATGCTATCGCCAGGCAAAAAGCTGCCCACCGTACTGTCAATGAAGGTCTGGTGAAGAAAATAGCTGAGACAGTCACTCTGAAG CAAAATCTTACAATTATGTCTGCAGCCGCCAGGCAAGCCATTTTTCGCAAACAGAGGCAGCTGAACCTCATTCGTCACAGCCATGACAGAGCACTG GGCCCTGAGTACAGTGGGGATATACTTTCCAGAGAGAAACTGAACAGGCCTATAGTAAAGGTTTACCACAGACACCCTGGGACCCAGTTACCTGAGGCTGCTCATCTCATACAG GGTCGTTCTGTGTTGAGACACTGCCTGCTGTCCTCTGAAGAGGAGCTCTCCAGGCTGCAGGGCACGTGTCTGCAGCTGGTGGCCAACCTGCATGGCAAGAGGGCTGCAGAGCAGGTGGACTCTGCTGTGGTCAGGCTGCGGCGGCAGCTGGTCGACAGACGAGCAATGCCCACTTTCCTCCAACAGGGGTTGTACTAA